One stretch of Miscanthus floridulus cultivar M001 chromosome 18, ASM1932011v1, whole genome shotgun sequence DNA includes these proteins:
- the LOC136524013 gene encoding uncharacterized protein, translated as MQVWRSAGLEEVRERLSLCHDAKGTVKHSLHLRGETQLRITFILNKWWHGRNSVREGRLRRLPDHISLLSGRQAVEVRALRSPAPKRGSRCAQRWKCPQPGTLKLNVDGAFKESDDSCGWGYVIPDDLGVVIQTGSGRRNLAYSPLLIELAACIKGISAAVQLGINNIILKMDAQQVVGALQGDEFRQSLVEALCMS; from the coding sequence ATGCAGGTGTGGCGGTCGGCTGGACTAGAAGAAGTAAGGGAACGCCTCAGCTTGTGCCATGATGCGAAGGGGACAGTGAAGCACAGCCTGCATCTCAGAGGGGAAACTCAATTGAGAATAACTTTCATCCTGAACAAGTGGTGGCATGGAAGAAATTCAGTTAGGGAGGGCAGACTGCGAAGATTGCCAGACCATATATCTTTGTTAAGTGGAAGGCAAGCGGTAGAGGTTAGAGCTTTGAGATCTCCAGCACCGAAGAGGGGAAGTAGATGTGCACAGAGGTGGAAGTGTCCTCAGCCAGGTACTCTCAAGCTGAATGTCGATGGAGCCTTCAAAGAATCGGATGATAGTTGTGGATGGGGCTATGTGATTCCTGATGATTTGGGTGTAGTCATCCAGACGGGCTCAGGCCGCAGGAATCTTGCTTACAGTCCATTGCTTATTGAGCTGGCGGCCTGCATCAAGGGCATTAGCGCGGCGGTGCAGTTGGGCATCAACAACATTATTCTGAAAATGGACGCGCAACAAGTGGTAGGGGCTTTGCAAGGGGATGAGTTCAGACAATCACTGGTGGAGGCCTTGTGCATGAGCTGA
- the LOC136524012 gene encoding auxin-responsive protein IAA21-like: protein MLSVPAGHNESNGKSGREELSDFRLMDYKNGTELVLTYKDKDGDWMLVGDVPWRMFTGSCRRLRIMKGSDAVGLAPRVSDQSKNG from the exons ATGTTATCTGTTCCTGCAGGCCATAATGAATCTAATGGGAAATCGGGAAGAGAAGAACTATCTGATTTCCGACTGATGGATTATAAAAATGGCACTGAGCTTGTTCTCACGTACAAGGACAAAGATGGAGATTGGATGCTTGTTGGTGATGTTCCGTGGAG AATGTTCACAGGCAGCTGTAGGAGGCTCAGGATCATGAAGGGGTCAGATGCAGTGGGCCTTG CTCCTAGAGTCTCTGACCAGAGCAAGAATGGTTAA